Proteins encoded within one genomic window of Acidovorax sp. 107:
- a CDS encoding MerR family DNA-binding transcriptional regulator, translating into MANTYTISDLAKEFDLTTRAIRFYEDMGLLQPERTGSAGRNRVYSARDRTRLRLTLRAKRLGLSLTEAKEIIDLYDSPRDTGVQLRKFLDVLVVHRKQLEEQMADLQANLEEVREHEEEARTLLVKVEKQN; encoded by the coding sequence ATGGCCAATACCTACACCATCAGCGATCTCGCCAAAGAATTCGATCTCACCACCCGGGCAATCCGTTTCTACGAAGACATGGGCTTGTTGCAGCCTGAGCGCACTGGGTCTGCGGGCCGCAACCGGGTGTATAGCGCGCGCGACCGCACGCGGCTGCGCCTGACGCTGCGGGCCAAGCGCCTCGGGCTGTCCCTGACGGAGGCCAAGGAGATCATCGATCTCTATGACAGCCCCCGCGATACGGGCGTGCAACTGCGCAAATTCCTGGACGTGCTGGTCGTCCATCGCAAGCAGCTCGAAGAGCAAATGGCCGATCTCCAAGCCAACCTGGAAGAGGTGCGCGAGCACGAAGAAGAGGCGCGAACGCTGTTGGTCAAGGTGGAAAAGCAAAATTGA
- a CDS encoding PaaI family thioesterase encodes MSLAPFEPRCLDYADRVRHSFARQGAMQTLGAALGLVAPGAVDIELSWAAALTQQHGFLHAGMVATALDSACGYAGFTLMAAEAAVLTIEFKINLLAPAKGERFRMEGRVLKPGRTITVCEGRAFAIEGSQEKLVATMGCTLMAVTGRDHIQG; translated from the coding sequence GTGAGTCTGGCCCCTTTTGAGCCGCGTTGCCTCGACTATGCCGACCGCGTGCGCCACAGCTTTGCGCGCCAGGGGGCCATGCAGACTTTGGGCGCTGCGCTGGGTCTGGTCGCGCCGGGCGCGGTGGATATTGAGTTGTCATGGGCTGCCGCGCTGACCCAGCAACACGGCTTCCTCCATGCCGGCATGGTCGCTACAGCGCTGGATTCGGCGTGCGGATATGCCGGTTTCACTCTGATGGCGGCCGAGGCGGCAGTGCTCACCATTGAATTCAAGATCAACTTGCTGGCCCCGGCCAAGGGCGAGCGGTTTCGCATGGAAGGGCGGGTGCTGAAGCCCGGCCGCACCATCACCGTGTGCGAAGGCCGTGCCTTCGCCATCGAGGGCTCCCAAGAAAAACTGGTCGCCACCATGGGTTGCACACTCATGGCAGTGACCGGGCGCGACCACATCCAGGGCTGA